Proteins encoded by one window of Streptomyces clavuligerus:
- a CDS encoding DUF1918 domain-containing protein: protein MEASVGDKLLVHGRTVGQHDRIAEVVEVLGPEGSPPYRVRFEDGHETVMSPGPDCVVRPHEPA from the coding sequence ATGGAAGCGAGCGTGGGCGACAAGTTGCTGGTGCACGGCAGGACCGTGGGCCAGCACGACCGGATCGCCGAGGTCGTCGAGGTCCTGGGCCCCGAGGGCTCGCCCCCCTACCGCGTCCGTTTCGAGGACGGGCACGAGACGGTGATGTCCCCCGGCCCGGACTGCGTGGTCAGGCCGCACGAACCCGCCTGA
- a CDS encoding NUDIX domain-containing protein — protein sequence MQWTNLNEQTVYENRWFRVRLADVALPDGRRLDHFLIRLRPVAVATAVNASNEVLLLWRHRFITGSWGWELAAGVVEEGEEIVAAAAREMEEETGWRPGPLRHLMTVEPSNGLMDARHHLYWSDSATYTGPPEDGFESSRREWIPLKLVPDLIARGEVPAANMAAGLLMLHALRPG from the coding sequence ATGCAGTGGACGAACTTAAACGAACAGACCGTGTATGAAAATCGCTGGTTCCGCGTCAGACTCGCGGATGTGGCGCTCCCCGACGGGCGCCGTCTGGACCACTTCCTGATCCGGCTGCGGCCGGTCGCCGTCGCGACGGCGGTCAACGCGTCCAACGAGGTGCTGCTGCTGTGGCGGCACCGCTTCATCACCGGGAGCTGGGGCTGGGAGCTGGCCGCGGGGGTCGTCGAGGAGGGCGAGGAGATCGTGGCCGCGGCGGCGCGGGAGATGGAGGAGGAGACCGGCTGGCGGCCGGGTCCGCTCCGGCATCTGATGACCGTCGAGCCGTCGAACGGCCTCATGGACGCCCGGCACCATCTCTACTGGTCCGACAGCGCCACCTACACCGGACCGCCCGAGGACGGCTTCGAGTCCTCCCGGCGGGAGTGGATTCCGCTGAAGCTGGTCCCCGATCTGATCGCCCGGGGCGAGGTCCCGGCCGCCAATATGGCGGCCGGGCTGCTGATGCTGCACGCGCTCCGGCCGGGCTGA
- a CDS encoding glycoside hydrolase family 10 protein produces MADIGRRAFTATAAGAFASVAVTGDASAAAEWPRGGGRRACREFRGMWLATVTNRDWPSRSGLTAAQQRTELIAHLDTAVARRLNAVVLQVRPTADALWPSPHEPWSQYLTGTQGRDPGWDPLGTAVREAHARGLELHAWFNPYRVATHADPSRLVASHPARVHPDWTVAYGGKLYYNPGLPEVRAFVQDAMIDAVRRYAVDAVHFDDYFYPYPVAGETFDDAAAFARYGGGFPDRAAWRRDNIDRLVQEMGARIKQTRPGAAFGISPFAVWRNKATDSRGSDTRAGVQTYDDLHADTRKWVQEGWIDQIVPQVYWNIGFAAADYAKLLPWWSELVRGTGVDLFIGEALYKAGDPAQPAAWQDPAELSRHLTLAGRHPEVRGHCYFSAKEVGADRIGAMARVVADHYPSRVDPPR; encoded by the coding sequence ATGGCCGACATAGGGAGAAGGGCCTTCACGGCGACGGCGGCGGGCGCGTTCGCCTCGGTCGCCGTCACCGGGGACGCGTCCGCCGCGGCCGAGTGGCCCCGGGGCGGCGGCAGGAGGGCCTGCCGGGAGTTCCGGGGGATGTGGCTGGCGACGGTCACCAACCGCGACTGGCCCTCACGGTCCGGGCTCACCGCCGCACAGCAGCGCACGGAGCTGATCGCCCACCTCGACACCGCCGTCGCCCGCAGGCTCAACGCGGTGGTGCTCCAGGTGCGGCCGACGGCGGACGCGCTGTGGCCCTCGCCGCACGAGCCCTGGTCGCAGTACCTGACCGGCACGCAGGGCCGGGACCCCGGCTGGGACCCGCTCGGCACGGCCGTCCGGGAGGCGCACGCGCGCGGCCTCGAACTGCACGCCTGGTTCAACCCCTACCGGGTCGCCACCCACGCCGATCCGTCCCGGCTGGTCGCGAGCCATCCGGCGCGGGTCCACCCCGACTGGACCGTGGCCTACGGCGGCAAGCTGTACTACAACCCCGGTCTGCCGGAGGTCCGCGCCTTCGTCCAGGACGCGATGATCGACGCCGTGCGCCGGTACGCCGTCGACGCCGTCCACTTCGACGACTACTTCTATCCGTACCCGGTCGCGGGGGAGACCTTCGACGACGCCGCCGCGTTCGCCCGGTACGGCGGCGGCTTCCCGGACCGGGCCGCCTGGCGGCGGGACAACATCGACCGGCTGGTCCAGGAGATGGGCGCGCGGATCAAGCAGACCCGGCCGGGGGCCGCCTTCGGCATCAGCCCGTTCGCGGTCTGGCGGAACAAGGCCACCGACTCCCGGGGCTCCGACACCCGGGCCGGGGTGCAGACGTACGACGACCTCCACGCGGACACCCGCAAGTGGGTCCAGGAGGGGTGGATCGACCAGATCGTCCCGCAGGTGTACTGGAACATCGGGTTCGCCGCTGCGGACTACGCCAAGCTGCTGCCCTGGTGGAGCGAGCTGGTCCGGGGCACCGGGGTGGATCTGTTCATCGGCGAGGCGCTGTACAAGGCGGGCGACCCCGCGCAGCCCGCCGCCTGGCAGGACCCGGCGGAGCTGTCCCGGCATCTGACGCTGGCGGGGCGCCACCCCGAGGTGAGGGGGCACTGCTACTTCTCCGCCAAGGAGGTCGGCGCCGACCGGATCGGCGCGATGGCGCGGGTGGTGGCCGACCACTATCCGAGCAGGGTCGACCCGCCGCGCTGA
- a CDS encoding 3-hydroxybutyryl-CoA dehydrogenase has translation MADIARVGVVGCGQMGAGIAEVCARSGLEVKVAETTGEALEIGRTRLYNSLEKAAERGKITEAERDAALARLSFTTDLGEFADRDLVIEAVVENEQVKTEIFQVLDQVVTRQDAILASNTSSIPLVRLAVATSRPDQVIGIHFFNPAPVQKLVELIPALTTSEETVKRAEAVVEQVLGKHAIRAQDRSGFVVNALLIPYLLAAVRMFESGLASREDIDNGMELGCAHPMGPLKLADLIGLDTVASVADSMYTEFKEPLYAAPPLLQRMVDAGRLGRKTGSGFYAYG, from the coding sequence ATGGCCGACATTGCACGCGTCGGAGTGGTGGGCTGTGGCCAGATGGGCGCGGGCATCGCGGAGGTGTGCGCCCGCAGCGGTCTGGAGGTGAAGGTCGCGGAGACCACGGGCGAGGCCCTGGAGATCGGCCGGACCCGGCTGTACAACTCCCTGGAGAAGGCGGCCGAACGCGGCAAGATCACGGAAGCGGAACGGGATGCCGCCCTGGCGCGGCTGAGCTTCACCACCGATCTCGGGGAGTTCGCCGACCGGGATCTCGTCATCGAGGCCGTCGTGGAGAACGAGCAGGTCAAGACCGAGATCTTCCAGGTGCTCGACCAGGTGGTGACCCGGCAGGACGCGATCCTCGCGTCCAACACCTCCTCCATCCCGCTGGTACGGCTGGCGGTCGCCACCTCCCGCCCCGACCAGGTCATCGGCATCCACTTCTTCAACCCCGCCCCGGTGCAGAAGCTGGTGGAGCTGATCCCCGCGCTCACCACCTCCGAGGAGACCGTCAAGCGCGCGGAGGCCGTCGTCGAGCAGGTGCTCGGCAAGCACGCCATCCGTGCCCAGGACCGCTCGGGCTTCGTGGTGAACGCGCTGCTCATCCCGTATCTGCTCGCGGCGGTCCGGATGTTCGAATCCGGTCTCGCGAGCCGTGAGGACATCGACAACGGCATGGAGCTGGGCTGCGCCCACCCCATGGGCCCGCTCAAGCTCGCCGATCTGATCGGCCTGGACACGGTGGCCTCGGTGGCGGACTCGATGTACACCGAGTTCAAGGAGCCGCTGTACGCCGCCCCTCCGCTGCTCCAGCGGATGGTGGACGCGGGACGCCTCGGCCGCAAGACGGGCTCGGGCTTCTACGCGTACGGCTGA